From the genome of Scytonema hofmannii PCC 7110, one region includes:
- a CDS encoding RelA/SpoT family protein: MSSTVLTSRIDITLPEWLQQCLNGSSAQSAQAEDDRRHSETSLIFRAFEFAYQLHQGQYRKSGEPYISHPVAVAGILRDLGGSAAMIAAGLLHDVVEDTNVTIEEIEQHFGTEVRQLVEGVTKLSKINFKSKTESQAENFRRMFLSMAQDIRVIVVKLADRLHNMRTLEHLPEDKRKTIALETREIFAPLANRLGIWRIKWELEDFSFKYLEPESYRQIQEHVAEKRGAREERLASVAETLRNRLVEAGIQCLDISGRPKHLYSIFQKMQRQNKEFHEIYDLAALRIIVNTNEECYRALAIVHDAFRPIPGRFKDYIGLPKPNRYQSLHTGVISPWARPLEVQIRTLEMHRIAEYGIAAHWKYKETGGSLTTHLTATDDKFTWLRQLLEWQNDLKDAQEYLESVKDNLFEDDVYVFTPKGDVISLSPGSSTVDFAYRIHTEVGNHCAGAKVNARMVPLSTRLQNGDIVEIVTQKNSHPSLDWLNFVRTSAAKNRIKQWYKRSRREENVARGRELLEKELGKSGVENLIKSQPMQTVAERCNYHSCEDLLAALGYGEVTLSLVLNRWRELVKAQQPAMAVSTSDLAKELSQAAKNLKESTPTTSRSTDSPIVGVEGLVHHLAGCCTPIPGEQIIGVVTRGRGISIHRQGCQNLDNVECERLVPVHWNPAGEPYGRPQTYPVSIQIEALDRVGVLKDILSRLSDQGINVRHAQVKTSNGQPALIDLGIEIRDRSQLEQIFTQIKKLSDILNIRRVGQSDE, encoded by the coding sequence ATGAGCAGCACTGTATTAACTTCCAGAATTGATATTACCCTTCCGGAATGGCTACAGCAATGCCTAAATGGGTCATCTGCACAAAGCGCCCAAGCTGAAGATGACCGAAGGCATAGCGAAACATCTCTAATTTTTCGGGCATTTGAATTTGCCTACCAATTGCATCAAGGTCAGTACCGCAAGTCGGGAGAGCCATATATTTCTCATCCTGTCGCTGTTGCGGGTATACTACGAGATCTCGGTGGTAGTGCTGCTATGATAGCAGCTGGGCTACTACATGATGTAGTGGAAGATACAAATGTCACAATTGAAGAAATAGAGCAACACTTCGGTACTGAAGTTAGGCAATTGGTGGAAGGCGTAACAAAGCTTTCTAAAATTAACTTCAAAAGCAAGACTGAAAGCCAAGCAGAAAATTTTCGTCGAATGTTCTTGTCAATGGCGCAAGACATTAGAGTGATTGTGGTGAAGTTGGCAGATCGCTTGCACAATATGCGGACTCTCGAACATCTTCCCGAAGACAAACGCAAAACCATTGCTCTAGAAACACGAGAAATTTTTGCACCTCTGGCGAATCGATTGGGAATCTGGCGGATTAAATGGGAATTGGAGGATTTCTCCTTTAAGTATTTAGAACCTGAATCATACCGTCAAATTCAAGAGCACGTAGCCGAAAAACGAGGAGCGAGAGAAGAGAGATTAGCAAGCGTCGCTGAAACTTTGCGGAATCGGTTGGTAGAAGCAGGAATTCAATGCCTTGATATTAGCGGGCGTCCAAAGCACCTCTACAGTATCTTTCAAAAGATGCAGCGCCAAAATAAAGAATTTCACGAAATTTACGATTTGGCAGCGCTACGAATTATTGTTAATACCAACGAAGAATGTTACCGTGCTTTGGCAATAGTGCATGATGCTTTCCGCCCCATTCCTGGGAGATTCAAGGATTACATTGGATTACCCAAGCCAAACCGTTACCAATCATTGCATACAGGTGTGATTAGTCCGTGGGCGCGTCCTTTAGAAGTGCAAATCCGGACATTGGAGATGCACCGGATTGCTGAATACGGAATTGCGGCTCATTGGAAGTATAAAGAAACGGGCGGTTCGTTAACAACTCATTTGACAGCAACAGATGATAAGTTTACTTGGTTGCGTCAATTACTGGAATGGCAGAATGACCTAAAGGATGCTCAGGAATACCTTGAAAGTGTTAAAGACAATTTGTTTGAAGATGATGTTTATGTTTTTACGCCCAAAGGAGATGTGATTTCTTTGAGTCCCGGTTCTAGTACGGTGGATTTTGCCTATCGCATTCATACAGAGGTAGGAAACCACTGTGCGGGAGCAAAGGTGAATGCACGGATGGTTCCCCTCTCCACCCGTTTGCAAAATGGAGATATTGTAGAGATAGTGACGCAAAAGAACAGCCATCCAAGTTTGGATTGGTTGAACTTTGTCAGAACTTCAGCCGCAAAGAACAGAATTAAGCAATGGTACAAGCGATCGCGTCGTGAAGAAAATGTCGCTCGCGGTCGGGAGTTATTGGAAAAGGAACTGGGTAAATCCGGCGTGGAGAACTTGATTAAGTCGCAACCGATGCAGACAGTTGCAGAGCGATGTAATTATCATTCTTGTGAGGATTTACTTGCTGCTTTAGGCTATGGTGAAGTGACTCTCAGCCTTGTGCTTAACCGTTGGCGAGAATTGGTCAAAGCACAACAACCTGCAATGGCAGTTTCAACAAGCGATCTTGCTAAGGAGTTATCTCAAGCAGCAAAAAACCTCAAAGAATCAACTCCAACAACCTCACGTTCCACTGACTCGCCAATCGTCGGAGTCGAAGGATTGGTACACCATCTTGCTGGTTGTTGTACCCCCATTCCGGGAGAACAAATTATTGGTGTTGTCACCCGTGGTCGGGGCATTTCCATCCATCGCCAGGGATGTCAAAATCTAGATAATGTGGAATGCGAACGCTTAGTTCCAGTCCATTGGAACCCAGCAGGTGAACCCTACGGTCGTCCTCAAACATATCCAGTGAGTATTCAGATTGAAGCCTTAGACCGAGTGGGAGTTTTGAAGGATATTCTTTCACGCCTGAGCGATCAAGGTATTAACGTGCGTCACGCTCAAGTGAAAACTTCCAACGGTCAACCAGCACTGATTGACTTGGGGATCGAGATCCGCGATCGTTCTCAACTAGAACAGATATTCACCCAAATCAAGAAGCTGAGCGACATTCTCAACATTCGTCGAGTTGGGCAATCTGACGAATAA
- the patD gene encoding heterocyst frequency control protein PatD, translating to MSLIREKYDLFATQLKQLHSEIAATQLDAPEIRQRVISLQKFFQQQIVPLVNEDTSSLNGRVQSYSTEMSKQLRLLEIDITFLQGARQTSTAKGRLDAIGNRLTTLIEYCNAILE from the coding sequence ATGTCTCTAATTCGTGAGAAATACGACTTATTTGCAACTCAGTTGAAGCAATTGCATTCCGAGATTGCTGCTACTCAATTGGATGCACCCGAAATCAGGCAACGTGTAATAAGCCTGCAAAAATTTTTTCAGCAACAGATTGTACCTTTAGTTAATGAGGACACAAGCAGTCTCAATGGGCGAGTCCAGTCTTATTCGACTGAGATGAGTAAGCAGCTGCGACTATTGGAAATAGATATCACGTTTCTCCAAGGGGCGCGGCAAACTTCCACTGCCAAAGGTAGACTAGATGCCATCGGCAATCGCCTAACCACTCTCATTGAATACTGCAATGCCATATTGGAATAA
- a CDS encoding dipeptide ABC transporter ATP-binding protein, translating into MNESLFWIDNLRVAYPHRSDEEIKWAVDGVSFMLQPGERMGLVGESGCGKSTLGRAAMRLLPLSTQIEGRVTFQGQSVFDMTPEQLRKFRGEAVALIFQDPMTRLDPLMTIGNHCVETLKAHSPQLSTREAKEIAIATLEKVKIPASRWSQYPHEFSGGMRQRVAIALALLLRPKLIVADEPTTSLDVTVAAQILRELTRLCGEENMGLLLISHDLALVAEYCDRIGVMYEGKMVEMGSSQTVFQQPQHEYTKALLKAALHIQSVDEGSGELGVGNGENASHSPLTTHHSPILRVTELQQHYTLEPNFVERLLRRESQTIKAVDGIDLELYPGEILGLVGESGCGKSTLSRTILQLIRPTGGKVEFLGQDLTSLSRQEIRISRRQMQMVFQDPHACLNPAMTVGQSIADPLLIHKLASPDKAKQEVMWMLEKVGLKPEEVYYRRYPSDLSGGQQQRVAIARALITRPKLLICDEPVSMLDASVQSQVLDLMLQLKEEFELTYLFITHDLWLARFLCDRIAVMNSGKIVEIGQTKQIFAYPQHPYTKTLLSAAPLLARA; encoded by the coding sequence ATGAATGAATCTTTATTTTGGATTGACAATTTGCGAGTAGCCTATCCCCATCGCAGTGATGAAGAAATTAAGTGGGCAGTAGATGGCGTGTCTTTCATGCTACAACCAGGTGAAAGAATGGGATTGGTGGGAGAGTCAGGTTGCGGTAAGTCTACGCTAGGAAGAGCTGCAATGCGTTTGTTACCGCTATCGACACAAATTGAGGGAAGAGTGACTTTTCAAGGGCAATCTGTCTTTGATATGACGCCCGAACAGTTACGAAAATTTCGGGGAGAAGCAGTAGCGCTCATTTTCCAAGATCCAATGACACGCTTAGATCCGTTGATGACAATTGGAAATCATTGCGTGGAAACTTTAAAGGCGCACTCACCCCAGTTATCTACCCGAGAAGCCAAGGAAATAGCCATTGCTACTTTAGAAAAAGTGAAAATTCCTGCCAGCCGTTGGAGTCAGTATCCTCACGAATTTAGTGGCGGTATGCGGCAAAGAGTAGCGATCGCTCTCGCTTTACTCCTTAGACCTAAGTTAATTGTAGCTGATGAACCAACCACCAGTTTAGATGTGACCGTTGCTGCTCAGATTTTACGAGAACTCACACGGCTGTGCGGTGAAGAAAACATGGGACTCCTGCTGATTTCTCACGACTTGGCACTTGTGGCAGAGTATTGCGATCGCATTGGGGTGATGTATGAGGGCAAAATGGTAGAAATGGGTTCATCCCAAACAGTCTTTCAACAACCGCAGCACGAGTACACAAAAGCGCTTCTAAAAGCAGCTTTGCATATTCAATCAGTGGATGAGGGGAGTGGGGAGTTGGGAGTTGGGAATGGGGAAAATGCTTCCCACTCACCACTCACGACTCACCACTCCCCTATTTTGCGTGTTACAGAACTCCAACAGCACTACACCTTAGAACCCAATTTTGTAGAACGACTGTTGAGAAGGGAAAGCCAAACAATCAAAGCCGTCGATGGAATTGACCTCGAACTGTATCCTGGAGAAATTTTAGGATTGGTTGGGGAATCTGGTTGCGGAAAGAGTACCCTATCGCGGACAATACTCCAACTGATTCGCCCGACTGGGGGTAAAGTTGAGTTTTTGGGACAAGATTTAACCAGTCTTTCGCGTCAGGAGATTCGCATCTCTAGGCGACAAATGCAGATGGTGTTTCAAGATCCTCATGCTTGTTTAAATCCTGCAATGACAGTAGGGCAAAGTATCGCAGATCCTTTACTGATTCATAAGTTAGCTAGTCCAGATAAGGCAAAACAAGAGGTGATGTGGATGCTGGAAAAAGTAGGGTTAAAGCCAGAGGAGGTTTATTATCGGCGCTATCCTTCCGATTTGTCTGGCGGACAGCAGCAACGGGTTGCGATCGCACGTGCATTAATTACTCGTCCCAAACTCCTCATTTGCGATGAACCAGTGAGTATGTTAGATGCTAGCGTACAATCACAAGTTCTTGACTTAATGTTACAGCTTAAAGAGGAATTTGAGTTAACTTATTTGTTTATTACGCATGACCTTTGGTTGGCAAGATTTTTATGCGATCGCATTGCGGTAATGAACAGTGGCAAAATCGTTGAAATCGGTCAGACAAAACAGATTTTTGCTTATCCACAACATCCTTACACAAAAACCCTTTTGTCAGCCGCACCTCTGTTGGCAAGAGCGTAA
- a CDS encoding GNAT family N-acetyltransferase has translation MIIRDATEIDLPAIVAIYNAAIPSRLATADLEPVSVESRLAWFKGRSPLKRPLWVLEVDGKVTGWLSLQSFYGRPAYHATAEISIYIAPEYHRRGLGQQLLSQAIHKSPSLGIKTLLGFIFAHNLPSLKLFETFGFQSWGHLPNVAELDGIERDLIIMGLRIREGCGK, from the coding sequence ATGATAATCCGCGATGCCACTGAAATTGATTTACCTGCAATTGTGGCAATTTACAATGCTGCAATTCCCAGTCGTTTGGCAACTGCTGATTTAGAACCAGTGTCTGTGGAAAGTCGCCTTGCTTGGTTTAAGGGACGTTCACCCTTAAAACGTCCGCTTTGGGTTCTAGAAGTAGATGGTAAGGTTACTGGCTGGTTAAGTTTACAGTCTTTTTACGGACGACCAGCTTATCATGCTACTGCTGAAATTAGTATTTATATCGCCCCGGAATATCATCGACGTGGTTTGGGACAGCAACTGCTATCCCAAGCTATTCACAAAAGCCCTAGTTTGGGGATCAAAACCCTATTGGGCTTTATCTTCGCTCACAACCTGCCTAGTTTGAAGCTTTTTGAAACATTTGGCTTTCAATCTTGGGGACATTTACCTAATGTTGCAGAACTAGACGGTATTGAGCGCGATTTGATTATTATGGGACTCCGAATTAGAGAGGGATGCGGGAAATAG